A region from the Fibrobacter sp. genome encodes:
- the rsmA gene encoding ribosomal RNA small subunit methyltransferase A produces MRPKKHLGQHFLTSTRYAERIAESVPAGSGENVLEIGPGQGALSVYLKKRFPDFHLVEVDPEAVERLREKLGEGRHVIHNQDIMEFDYSTAGFPLHVVGNLPYSIAALILKKTLYYGNDILSCTFMVQREVGERIASGPHSKTNGFLTIFCAFFGTPRILFHVPPGAFFPRPNVDSTVFQIIIDEDLETKLERDKWETFFAFVSRGFSQRRKTLAKVLGDGLISKQDYRRIFEESGIDPLSRPEDLDVNLWLKLFRKSLSLKKEPV; encoded by the coding sequence ATGAGGCCAAAAAAACACCTTGGGCAGCACTTTCTGACCTCAACGAGGTATGCTGAAAGAATTGCTGAATCGGTTCCGGCCGGCTCCGGTGAAAATGTGCTGGAGATCGGGCCTGGACAGGGTGCACTGAGTGTTTACCTGAAAAAGCGTTTCCCGGATTTTCATCTGGTGGAAGTTGATCCTGAGGCGGTTGAGAGGCTCAGAGAGAAACTTGGTGAGGGCAGGCATGTCATTCATAATCAGGATATTATGGAATTCGATTACTCCACAGCCGGATTTCCGCTTCATGTTGTCGGAAATCTTCCATACTCAATCGCAGCGCTGATACTAAAGAAGACACTTTACTATGGAAATGATATTCTTTCCTGTACTTTCATGGTACAACGAGAAGTTGGTGAGAGGATCGCATCGGGACCACACAGTAAAACCAACGGGTTTCTGACAATTTTCTGTGCGTTTTTCGGAACCCCCAGGATCCTCTTTCATGTTCCACCCGGGGCTTTCTTCCCCAGACCTAATGTTGATTCAACTGTATTTCAGATAATAATCGATGAAGATCTTGAAACGAAACTTGAGAGAGACAAGTGGGAGACTTTCTTTGCATTCGTCAGCAGGGGATTTTCACAGCGAAGAAAGACCCTGGCCAAGGTTCTGGGAGATGGTCTGATATCAAAGCAGGATTACCGCCGGATTTTTGAGGAATCAGGAATAGATCCCCTGTCCCGTCCCGAGGACCTCGATGTTAATCTGTGGCTGAAACTGTTCAGGAAATCACTTTCATTAAAAAAGGAACCTGTCTGA